One window of the Mixophyes fleayi isolate aMixFle1 chromosome 6, aMixFle1.hap1, whole genome shotgun sequence genome contains the following:
- the NARF gene encoding nuclear prelamin A recognition factor, producing the protein MKCENCTKTECSRKKKDKDDAELSEPLSVADEDEKSEFHRLTDARIFLSDCLSCGNCVTSEEGAQIFAQNQKELFKVLNLNKKCDSSLHRLIVASVSPQAVPYFAIKFRLSVCEAARKLCGFLKSLGIHHVFDTTIAADFSILETQKDFIQRFRRQTQDEHAFPMFASACPGWVQYAERVLGDSVTPHICTAKSTQQIMGSLVKGYFATHKNLTPDKIFHLTVAPCYDRKMEALREDYYTELHNCRDVDCVLTLGEVMQIMEQRNISVKEVEECPLENVFGGTTCEFVRHEGTSSDGYLAHVFRHAAKELFGMDVQEITYKTLKNKDFQEICLEKDGETVLRFAAAYGFRNIQNMVLKLRKGKFHYHFVEVLACPGGCLNGKGQAQTADGKPERAQLQEMEALYTHVPVQNPENNPHIQELYASWLEGAESQKSRETLHTKFVPTSLNAARVDMKW; encoded by the exons ATGAAGTGTGAAAACTGCACCAAAACG GAATGCAGCAGGAAGAAGAAGGACAAAGATGACGCCGAGCTGTCTGAGCCGCTGTCTGTTGCAGATGAAGATGAG AAAAGTGAATTTCACCGTCTCACAGATGCCCGTATCTTCTTGAGCGATTGCCTGTCATGTGGAAACTGTGTGACCTCAGAGGAGGGTGCCCAGATCTTTGCACAGAACCAGAAAGAGCTTTTCAAAGTTTTAAATCTCAATAAG AAATGTGACTCTTCACTTCATAGGCTGATTGTGGCATCCGTTAGTCCACAGGCCGTGCCTTATTTTGCCATTAAGttccgtctgtctgtctgtgaggcgGCCAGAAAGCTCTGTGGATTTCTCAAAAGCCTAG GCATCCATCATGTGTTTGACACAACCATTGCTGCAGATTTCAGTATCCTTGAGACCCAGAAAGATTTTATCCAAAGGTTTAGACGGCAGACACAGGATGAGCACGCCTTCCCCATGTTTGCATCAGCATGTCCTG GATGGGTACAGTATGCTGAGCGTGTTCTGGGTGATTCTGTGACTCCTCACATCTGTACCGCAAAATCAACTCAGCAGATTATGGGGTCGCTAGTAAAGGGGTACTTTGCGACACACAAG AACCTGACCCCTGACAAAATATTCCATCTCACTGTGGCTCCTTGCTATGACAGGAAGATGGAGGCCCTCAGGGAAGACTATTACACTGAGCTGCATAACTGCCGTGACGTTGACTGTGTGCTTACATTGG GAGAGGTGATGCAAATTATGGAGCAGAGAAACATATCTGTCAAAGAAGTGGAAGAATGTCCTCTAGAAAATGT CTTTGGAGGAACAACTTGTGAATTTGTCCGCCATGAAGGCACCAGCTCTGACGGGTACCTGGCACATGTGTTCCGTCATGCAGCCAAGGAACTGTTTGGCATGGATGTCCAAGAGATCACGTACAAAACACTAAA AAACAAAGACTTCCAAGAGATATGCTTAGAAAAGGATGGAGAGACTGTGCTAAGATTTGCAGCTGCATATGGATTCCGGAACATTCAGAACATGGTGCTCAAACTACGCAAGGGGAAATTTCACTATCATTTTGTGGAAGTCTTAGCTTGTCCAGGGG GTTGCTTGAATGGAAAAGGCCAGGCACAGACAGCTGATGGAAAACCAGAGCGAGCCCAGCTGCAGGAAATGGAGGCCTTATACACACATGTACCAGTGCAGAACCCAGAGAATAACCCACACATACAGGAGTTATATGCCAGCTGGCttgaaggagcagagtcccagaaATCGAGGGAGACTCTACACACTAAATTCGTGCCGACTTCCCTGAATGCTGCACGTGTGGATATGAAATGGTGA
- the CYBC1 gene encoding cytochrome b-245 chaperone 1, translating into MYMQVENRTGTFLHLKRNPSIRSWSLLVGISSVGLAAAYYSTDSWAWKLFYVAGCLFVAIQNLEDWEEAIFDKRERKAILKTFNLYKKILTLCKGGHEQVVVLLSEIQDVNVEEEKVRYFGKGYLIVLRLVTGISHPLTQSAVLGGRSDVEAVAKLLTTFLDLDLAGFHSRIAEESSDSEETLDKEDEK; encoded by the exons ATGTATATGCAAGTAGAAAACCGTACAGGGACCTTCTTACATTTAAAGAGGAATCCCAGCATCCGATCCTGGTCACTTTTAGTTG GGATTTCATCTGTGGGCCTAGCTGCAGCCTATTATAGTACAG ATTCCTGGGCCTGGAAGCTGTTCTATGTGGCCGGCTGTCTGTTTGTGGCTATTCAGAATCTAGAAGATTGGGAG gaaGCAATATTTGACAAAAGGGAAAGGAAAGCCATCCTTAAAACATTCAATTTGTACAAAAAAATCCTCACCTTGTGTAAAGGAGGACATGAGCAAG TTGTGGTTCTTCTCAGTGAGATCCAGGACGTGAATGTCGAGGAGGAAAAAGTGAGATATTTTGGGAAGGGCTACCTCATCGTCCTGCGTCTTGTAACAGGAATTTCCCACCCTCTTACACAGAGTGCAGTACTAGGTGGCAGAAG TGACGTAGAAGCTGTGGCCAAACTGTTGACCACTTTCCTGGATCTAGACCTGGCTGGTTTCCACTCCCGGATAGCAGAGGAGAGCAGTGACAGTGAGGAGACGTTGGACAAAGAGGATGAAAAATGA